One Cryomorphaceae bacterium 1068 DNA window includes the following coding sequences:
- a CDS encoding TetR/AcrR family transcriptional regulator, which yields MSTQVDKEQQIIADAIKVFMTYGIKSVTMDDIAKHMRMSKKTLYQYVSDKNDLVTRCLKHDCNITEDTVKEILSKGLNAIEENFEISKHIVEDLKNIHPSIFYDLEKYYPDAWNTMQNLRHEFVGVVMKHNMERGIKEGLYRKDLNVELMTQLWVARLNIIFDPNLFSLNDYDLVEVYRQMFIHHVRGIASNEGLKYIEKNQHKLN from the coding sequence ATGAGCACACAAGTAGATAAAGAGCAGCAGATTATCGCCGATGCCATCAAAGTCTTCATGACTTACGGCATCAAGAGCGTTACAATGGATGACATTGCGAAGCACATGCGCATGTCAAAGAAGACTCTTTACCAATACGTTTCGGATAAAAACGATTTGGTAACGAGGTGCCTTAAGCACGATTGCAACATAACGGAGGACACCGTTAAAGAAATATTGAGCAAAGGCCTCAATGCTATTGAGGAGAACTTTGAAATCTCCAAACACATAGTAGAAGATTTGAAGAACATTCACCCTTCCATCTTTTATGATCTGGAGAAATACTACCCGGATGCATGGAACACCATGCAAAATCTTCGACACGAATTTGTGGGAGTGGTGATGAAGCACAATATGGAGCGTGGAATTAAGGAAGGGTTATACCGAAAGGATTTGAATGTGGAATTGATGACCCAACTCTGGGTAGCACGTTTGAATATCATTTTCGATCCCAACCTGTTTTCATTGAATGACTATGATTTAGTGGAGGTCTACCGCCAAATGTTCATTCACCACGTCCGCGGGATCGCGAGCAATGAAGGATTAAAATACATTGAAAAAAACCAACATAAACTAAACTAA